One window of Magallana gigas chromosome 2, xbMagGiga1.1, whole genome shotgun sequence genomic DNA carries:
- the LOC105347335 gene encoding hyaluronan mediated motility receptor isoform X2 — translation MSFPKANLKRFNEVSGCAPPVGSYDPKLAPKQAGGIIDKSERFRPPKDGGSDMLDTPSKKRIPSDSMCINTSVIDTSILKTKAKKPDQTPSAELAKIKELEREIRVLLQERTNQDKQLYQREEEITKLEGRLNNAQTDRSSLIAKVASLEKTIKDVSKGNDLLKTKIAAAENSGKKNEALQSDLSNLKHQIEVKDKEIHRLRQELDALMKTQLSEFAMFESIIVTLEKKAADFEYNGSQKREASKTESKPNKTEGGTMSNEKSGTSKKNAEKLRRRFEEVVQSYGSKVEELRQAMEEKCSHAQQQLVDLESALKKAEEEVLRISKEMQAEREKGKDQKRQLYNKIRGLTDKNWTKEDEIRYLKGEVVAVSGVAGEMDQEAFELEAEVAVLTEKMEQLEEEKNTLNENIRILMDKFQILERNHGQEKKSSKEVIESLSMQLEISQSSLGNIQKDYSCLEGKNNELIRKMHEQMEEVEKLSRQIQDKDQECAGMTELIKEKEDRITDLDVQLVGARIETQHLKEEAEKQEEEVKKLKKEIKEVEESLRKQLKEEEETHQKTARGHADQIIDLEKREICLMEENEALKKDVEGAAFRCSEMKCMVEKLEADLVSVRKESEQEVEHLCEAKDNDLRILQENIQQAKAENDNLQKIISEKDDQLLQHQATVSNLEEKEAILRADVECLEREYADFKLNQECSVESIMQKEGEMRGENSQLRKDLESIIKEKHELFCKVAELQVSITESHSSLAEKEKLIETLSVENGNIEEKLKTISTEKDQLDLAVAELNIKLKETTEEILNEKELLLETENAFKADIEKLQQEVEENKNACIQKEKSITSLMVENSQLMKEIDYLSSVREQDQDQMSSELNSFEERVKQLIEEKAGLYQKAADISSQKEKLEVEILKLKNEKEQAVDDLEREKVAIGEREKSMSVHLNQLEEQKQSYEQVITSLSQQVKELKETNDRLEEDRQQLSSMSHSTQAELEGHIQALESKLSSVSEENSCLTDQMGQAEQIKCKLKAEVEDLRAKMVNLTQSHDGEILKLTNSIQELQKSLHISTNSNQKELHQLQAELSNVVKKKMEDNLLFTEKISKAKSELQSERQIRQTLEEDFNNLKGKCSDLETTRLTLTKTIDRLEEERDYLKSENQNNSEMVSQREIEKESLMSEIQKLQSAHRDLEVKSLEETEKHAQEMEVLKESLQSQANTEELDRMSAEAEKWQKLFEDLQAKVEPFMEQLDAFELEKQALLGRSNHAQAEMDRLANQYAKLLGHQNQKQKIHHVAKIKEENINLKKEVTILREQITKQKRTIQKLEDKVGTNDGKTKFDPSIAFKHSKENLVPAASPLKDGNRNRILADAQTKRK, via the exons ATGTCTTTCCCAAAAGCCAACCTCAAAAGGTTCAACGAGGTGTCGG GATGCGCCCCTCCTGTTGGTAGTTATGACCCAAAATTAGCACCAAAACAAGCAGGAGGAATCATTGATAAATCAGAAAGATTCAGACCTCCAAAAG ATGGAGGATCAGACATGTTGGATACTCCCTCCAAGAAAAGAATCCCAAGTGATTCTATGTGCATCAACACCTCTGTT ATTGATACTAGCATCCTGAAAACTAAAGCAAAGAAACCAGACCAGACTCCATCAGCTGAATTGGCAAAGATCAAAGAGCTTGAAAGAGAG ATTCGTGTACTGTTACAAGAGAGAACCAACCAAGACAAGCAGTTATATCAGCGAGAAgaagaaataacaaaattgGAGGGTCGTCTCAACAATGCCCAGACTGACCGCAGTTCTCTAATAGCTAAAGTGGCCAGCCTAGAGAAAACCATCAAGGATGTCAGTAAAGGCAACGACCTTCTCAAAACAAAG ATTGCTGCAGCGGAAAATTCGGGGAAGAAAAATGAGGCGTTGCAGTCTGATCTGTCTAACCTCAAACATCAAATCGAGGTCAAAGACAAAGAAATTCACCGCCTCCGTCAGGAATTAGATGCCCTGATGAAAACCCAACTCTCAGAGTTTGCTATGTTCGAATCTATCATAGTTACTTTGGAAAAGAAGGCTGCAGATTTTG AGTATAATGGTTCTCAGAAGCGTGAAGCTTCAAAAACAGAGTCCAAGCCCAATAAAACGGAAGGAGGAACCATGTCAAATGAGAAATCTGGAACATCAAAGAAAAATGCAGAG AAACTAAGGAGGAGGTTTGAGGAGGTGGTACAGAGCTATGGTAGTAAGGTAGAGGAGCTGAGGCAGGCAATGGAGGAAAAGTGTAGCCATGCCCAACAACAGTTGGTAGATCTGGAGTCAGCACTGAAGAAAGCTGAAGAGGAGGTGCTACGAATCTCCAAGGAAATGCAGGCCGAGAG AGAAAAGGGTAAAGACCAGAAGAGACAGTTGTATAACAAGATCAGAGGTTTGACTGACAAGAACTGGACCAAGGAGGATGAAATCAG GTATCTGAAGGGTGAGGTGGTGGCAGTGTCGGGTGTGGCCGGGGAGATGGACCAGGAGGCGTTTGAGTTGGAGGCTGAGGTAGCAGTACTGACAGAGAAAATGGAGCAGTTAGAGGA AgagaaaaatactttaaatgagAATATAAGGATTCTTATGGATAAATTCCAGATCCTTGAAAGAAACCATG GGCAGGAAAAGAAATCTAGTAAAGAAGTGATTGAGAGTCTAAGTATGCAGCTGGAGATATCACAGTCAAGTCTTGGCAATATTCAAAAGGATTATTCTTGTCTGGAAGGAAAGAACAATGAACTGATTCGAAAAATGCACGAACAAATG GAAGAAGTGGAAAAGCTCAGCCGCCAGATACAAGATAAAGATCAGGAGTGTGCAGGCATGACTGAGTTGATAAAGGAAAAGGAGGACCGAATTACGGATCTGGATGTTCAACTGGTGGGCGCTCGAATAGAGACACAGCACCTGAAAGAGGAAGCTGAGAAACAGGAAGAGGAAGTcaagaaattaaagaaagagATTAAGGAAGTAGAGGAATCTTTGAGGAAGCAGTTGAAAGAGGAGGAAGAAACCCATCAGAAGACTGCAAGAGGGCATGCTGACCAAATTATTGACTTGGAGAAGAGGGAAATCTGTTTGATGGAGGAAAATGAGGCCCTTAAGAAGGATGTTGAGGGGGCTGCCTTCAGGTGTTCGGAGATGAAATGCATGGTTGAGAAACTGGAAGCAGATCTAGTGAGTGTACGTAAAGAATCTGAGCAGGAAGTTGAGCACTTGTGTGAAGCCAAAGACAATGATCTTAGGATTCTGCAAGAAAATATACAGCAAGCAAAAGCTGAGAATGACAATCTTCAGAAAATTATTTCAGAGAAGGATGACCAACTCTTACAGCATCAAGCCACCGTCTCTAACCTTGAGGAGAAAGAAGCAATTCTGAGGGCGGATGTGGAATGTCTGGAGAGAGAATATGCAGACTTTAAACTGAATCAGGAATGCTCCGTGGAGTCTATCATGCAGAAGGAAGGAGAAATGAGGGGAGAAAATAGTCAACTGAGAAAAGATTTAGAATCTATAATCAAAGAGAAGCACGAACTGTTCTGTAAAGTGGCTGAACTACAAGTAAGCATCACTGAGAGTCATTCCTCTCTTGCTGAAAAGGAAAAACTCATAGAAACTCTTTCAGTGGAAAATGGCAACATAGAGGAGAAATTAAAGACTATTTCTACAGAAAAAGACCAGCTTGATTTGGCTGTTGCTGAGCTGAACATCAAACTTAAGGAAACAACAGAggagattttaaatgaaaaggaATTGTTATTGGAAACAGAAAATGCATTTAAAGCTGACATTGAAAAATTGCAGCAAGAAGTGGAAGAAAACAAGAATGCGTGTATACAGAAAGAGAAGAGTATTACAAGCCTAATGGTGGAGAATAGCCAGCTTATGAAAGAGATTGATTACCTGAGTTCTGTAAGGGAGCAAGATCAGGACCAAATGTCCAGTGAATTAAACAGCTTTGAGGAACGAGTGAAACAACTGATTGAAGAGAAAGCCGGTCTGTACCAGAAAGCAGCAGATATTTCATCCCAGAAAGAAAAACTGGAGGTGGagattctgaaattaaaaaatgagaaagaaCAAGCTGTGGATGATCTAGAGAGAGAGAAGGTAGCAATAGGGGAGAGAGAGAAGTCCATGTCTGTTCATCTCAATCAGCTGGAGGAGCAGAAGCAGTCCTATGAACAAGTGATTACATCACTGAGTCAACAGGTCAAGGAGCTGAAGGAGACCAATGATAGGCTAGAGGAAGACCGCCAACAGCTGTCCAGTATGTCCCATTCTACACAGGCTGAGCTGGAGGGTCACATTCAGGCACTGGAATCAAAGCTCTCATCTGTTTCAGAGGAAAATTCATGTTTGACAGATCAAATGGGTCAGGCTGAGCAAATTAAGTGTAAACTTAAAGCAGAAGTGGAGGATCTGAGGGCAAAGATGGTGAATTTAACCCAGTCACATGATGGTGAGATTCTAAAACTGACAAACAGCATTCAGGAACTCCAGAAATCCCTTCACATCTCCACCAACTCCAACCAGAAGGAGCTCCACCAGCTTCAGGCAGAGCTGTCCAATgttgtgaagaagaaaatggaGGACAACCTATTGTTTACGGAGAAGATCAGTAAGGCTAAGTCAGAGCTACAGAGTGAGAGACAGATCCGACAGACTCTGGAGGAGGACTTCAACAACCTGAAGGGGAAGTGTTCAGACCTGGAGACGACCAGACTCACCCTCACAAAGACCATAGACAG ACTGGAAGAGGAAAGAGATTATTTAAAGTCAGAGAATCAAAATAACAGTGAAATGGTGTCTCAAAGAGAGATTGAAAAGGAAAGCTTGATGAGTGAAATCCAGAAACTTCAGAG TGCTCATAGAGATTTGGAAGTCAAAAGCTTAGAAGAAACAGAAAAACATGCTCAAGAAATGGAGGTTCTAAAAGAGTCTTTACAATCTCAGGCCAACACCGAAGAACTGGATCGGATGAGTGCTGAAGCTGAGAA ATGGCAGAAACTGTTTGAGGATCTCCAGGCAAAGGTGGAACCTTTTATGGAACAACTGGATGCTTTTGAATTGGAGAAACAAGCTCTTCTGG GACGGAGTAACCATGCCCAGGCTGAGATGGATAGGTTAGCCAACCAGTATGCCAAACTTCTTGGACATCAAAACCAGAAACAGAAGATCCACCATGTCGCTAAAATCaaggaagaaaatatcaacCTCAAGAAG GAAGTGACCATTTTAAGAGAGCAGATCACCAAACAAAAGAGAACCATCCAAAAACTTGAGGACAAGGTTGGAACCAATGATGGCAAGACAAAGTTTGACCCCAGCATAGCCTTTAAACACAGCAAAGAGAATCTAGTCCCTGCCGCATCGCCCCTGAAGGATG GTAATCGAAATAGAATACTGGCAGATGCTCAGACAAAGAGGAAGTAA
- the LOC105347335 gene encoding hyaluronan mediated motility receptor isoform X1, giving the protein MSFPKANLKRFNEVSGCAPPVGSYDPKLAPKQAGGIIDKSERFRPPKDGGSDMLDTPSKKRIPSDSMCINTSVIDTSILKTKAKKPDQTPSAELAKIKELEREIRVLLQERTNQDKQLYQREEEITKLEGRLNNAQTDRSSLIAKVASLEKTIKDVSKGNDLLKTKIAAAENSGKKNEALQSDLSNLKHQIEVKDKEIHRLRQELDALMKTQLSEFAMFESIIVTLEKKAADFEYNGSQKREASKTESKPNKTEGGTMSNEKSGTSKKNAEKLRRRFEEVVQSYGSKVEELRQAMEEKCSHAQQQLVDLESALKKAEEEVLRISKEMQAEREKGKDQKRQLYNKIRGLTDKNWTKEDEIRYLKGEVVAVSGVAGEMDQEAFELEAEVAVLTEKMEQLEEEKNTLNENIRILMDKFQILERNHGQEKKSSKEVIESLSMQLEISQSSLGNIQKDYSCLEGKNNELIRKMHEQMEEVEKLSRQIQDKDQECAGMTELIKEKEDRITDLDVQLVGARIETQHLKEEAEKQEEEVKKLKKEIKEVEESLRKQLKEEEETHQKTARGHADQIIDLEKREICLMEENEALKKDVEGAAFRCSEMKCMVEKLEADLVSVRKESEQEVEHLCEAKDNDLRILQENIQQAKAENDNLQKIISEKDDQLLQHQATVSNLEEKEAILRADVECLEREYADFKLNQECSVESIMQKEGEMRGENSQLRKDLESIIKEKHELFCKVAELQVSITESHSSLAEKEKLIETLSVENGNIEEKLKTISTEKDQLDLAVAELNIKLKETTEEILNEKELLLETENAFKADIEKLQQEVEENKNACIQKEKSITSLMVENSQLMKEIDYLSSVREQDQDQMSSELNSFEERVKQLIEEKAGLYQKAADISSQKEKLEVEILKLKNEKEQAVDDLEREKVAIGEREKSMSVHLNQLEEQKQSYEQVITSLSQQVKELKETNDRLEEDRQQLSSMSHSTQAELEGHIQALESKLSSVSEENSCLTDQMGQAEQIKCKLKAEVEDLRAKMVNLTQSHDGEILKLTNSIQELQKSLHISTNSNQKELHQLQAELSNVVKKKMEDNLLFTEKISKAKSELQSERQIRQTLEEDFNNLKGKCSDLETTRLTLTKTIDRLEEERDYLKSENQNNSEMVSQREIEKESLMSEIQKLQSAHRDLEVKSLEETEKHAQEMEVLKESLQSQANTEELDRMSAEAEKWQKLFEDLQAKVEPFMEQLDAFELEKQALLGRSNHAQAEMDRLANQYAKLLGHQNQKQKIHHVAKIKEENINLKKEVTILREQITKQKRTIQKLEDKVGTNDGKTKFDPSIAFKHSKENLVPAASPLKDDYSSSIQHVEPSDSVSEPLTKVKTCHTCGKRKQTKGNRNRILADAQTKRK; this is encoded by the exons ATGTCTTTCCCAAAAGCCAACCTCAAAAGGTTCAACGAGGTGTCGG GATGCGCCCCTCCTGTTGGTAGTTATGACCCAAAATTAGCACCAAAACAAGCAGGAGGAATCATTGATAAATCAGAAAGATTCAGACCTCCAAAAG ATGGAGGATCAGACATGTTGGATACTCCCTCCAAGAAAAGAATCCCAAGTGATTCTATGTGCATCAACACCTCTGTT ATTGATACTAGCATCCTGAAAACTAAAGCAAAGAAACCAGACCAGACTCCATCAGCTGAATTGGCAAAGATCAAAGAGCTTGAAAGAGAG ATTCGTGTACTGTTACAAGAGAGAACCAACCAAGACAAGCAGTTATATCAGCGAGAAgaagaaataacaaaattgGAGGGTCGTCTCAACAATGCCCAGACTGACCGCAGTTCTCTAATAGCTAAAGTGGCCAGCCTAGAGAAAACCATCAAGGATGTCAGTAAAGGCAACGACCTTCTCAAAACAAAG ATTGCTGCAGCGGAAAATTCGGGGAAGAAAAATGAGGCGTTGCAGTCTGATCTGTCTAACCTCAAACATCAAATCGAGGTCAAAGACAAAGAAATTCACCGCCTCCGTCAGGAATTAGATGCCCTGATGAAAACCCAACTCTCAGAGTTTGCTATGTTCGAATCTATCATAGTTACTTTGGAAAAGAAGGCTGCAGATTTTG AGTATAATGGTTCTCAGAAGCGTGAAGCTTCAAAAACAGAGTCCAAGCCCAATAAAACGGAAGGAGGAACCATGTCAAATGAGAAATCTGGAACATCAAAGAAAAATGCAGAG AAACTAAGGAGGAGGTTTGAGGAGGTGGTACAGAGCTATGGTAGTAAGGTAGAGGAGCTGAGGCAGGCAATGGAGGAAAAGTGTAGCCATGCCCAACAACAGTTGGTAGATCTGGAGTCAGCACTGAAGAAAGCTGAAGAGGAGGTGCTACGAATCTCCAAGGAAATGCAGGCCGAGAG AGAAAAGGGTAAAGACCAGAAGAGACAGTTGTATAACAAGATCAGAGGTTTGACTGACAAGAACTGGACCAAGGAGGATGAAATCAG GTATCTGAAGGGTGAGGTGGTGGCAGTGTCGGGTGTGGCCGGGGAGATGGACCAGGAGGCGTTTGAGTTGGAGGCTGAGGTAGCAGTACTGACAGAGAAAATGGAGCAGTTAGAGGA AgagaaaaatactttaaatgagAATATAAGGATTCTTATGGATAAATTCCAGATCCTTGAAAGAAACCATG GGCAGGAAAAGAAATCTAGTAAAGAAGTGATTGAGAGTCTAAGTATGCAGCTGGAGATATCACAGTCAAGTCTTGGCAATATTCAAAAGGATTATTCTTGTCTGGAAGGAAAGAACAATGAACTGATTCGAAAAATGCACGAACAAATG GAAGAAGTGGAAAAGCTCAGCCGCCAGATACAAGATAAAGATCAGGAGTGTGCAGGCATGACTGAGTTGATAAAGGAAAAGGAGGACCGAATTACGGATCTGGATGTTCAACTGGTGGGCGCTCGAATAGAGACACAGCACCTGAAAGAGGAAGCTGAGAAACAGGAAGAGGAAGTcaagaaattaaagaaagagATTAAGGAAGTAGAGGAATCTTTGAGGAAGCAGTTGAAAGAGGAGGAAGAAACCCATCAGAAGACTGCAAGAGGGCATGCTGACCAAATTATTGACTTGGAGAAGAGGGAAATCTGTTTGATGGAGGAAAATGAGGCCCTTAAGAAGGATGTTGAGGGGGCTGCCTTCAGGTGTTCGGAGATGAAATGCATGGTTGAGAAACTGGAAGCAGATCTAGTGAGTGTACGTAAAGAATCTGAGCAGGAAGTTGAGCACTTGTGTGAAGCCAAAGACAATGATCTTAGGATTCTGCAAGAAAATATACAGCAAGCAAAAGCTGAGAATGACAATCTTCAGAAAATTATTTCAGAGAAGGATGACCAACTCTTACAGCATCAAGCCACCGTCTCTAACCTTGAGGAGAAAGAAGCAATTCTGAGGGCGGATGTGGAATGTCTGGAGAGAGAATATGCAGACTTTAAACTGAATCAGGAATGCTCCGTGGAGTCTATCATGCAGAAGGAAGGAGAAATGAGGGGAGAAAATAGTCAACTGAGAAAAGATTTAGAATCTATAATCAAAGAGAAGCACGAACTGTTCTGTAAAGTGGCTGAACTACAAGTAAGCATCACTGAGAGTCATTCCTCTCTTGCTGAAAAGGAAAAACTCATAGAAACTCTTTCAGTGGAAAATGGCAACATAGAGGAGAAATTAAAGACTATTTCTACAGAAAAAGACCAGCTTGATTTGGCTGTTGCTGAGCTGAACATCAAACTTAAGGAAACAACAGAggagattttaaatgaaaaggaATTGTTATTGGAAACAGAAAATGCATTTAAAGCTGACATTGAAAAATTGCAGCAAGAAGTGGAAGAAAACAAGAATGCGTGTATACAGAAAGAGAAGAGTATTACAAGCCTAATGGTGGAGAATAGCCAGCTTATGAAAGAGATTGATTACCTGAGTTCTGTAAGGGAGCAAGATCAGGACCAAATGTCCAGTGAATTAAACAGCTTTGAGGAACGAGTGAAACAACTGATTGAAGAGAAAGCCGGTCTGTACCAGAAAGCAGCAGATATTTCATCCCAGAAAGAAAAACTGGAGGTGGagattctgaaattaaaaaatgagaaagaaCAAGCTGTGGATGATCTAGAGAGAGAGAAGGTAGCAATAGGGGAGAGAGAGAAGTCCATGTCTGTTCATCTCAATCAGCTGGAGGAGCAGAAGCAGTCCTATGAACAAGTGATTACATCACTGAGTCAACAGGTCAAGGAGCTGAAGGAGACCAATGATAGGCTAGAGGAAGACCGCCAACAGCTGTCCAGTATGTCCCATTCTACACAGGCTGAGCTGGAGGGTCACATTCAGGCACTGGAATCAAAGCTCTCATCTGTTTCAGAGGAAAATTCATGTTTGACAGATCAAATGGGTCAGGCTGAGCAAATTAAGTGTAAACTTAAAGCAGAAGTGGAGGATCTGAGGGCAAAGATGGTGAATTTAACCCAGTCACATGATGGTGAGATTCTAAAACTGACAAACAGCATTCAGGAACTCCAGAAATCCCTTCACATCTCCACCAACTCCAACCAGAAGGAGCTCCACCAGCTTCAGGCAGAGCTGTCCAATgttgtgaagaagaaaatggaGGACAACCTATTGTTTACGGAGAAGATCAGTAAGGCTAAGTCAGAGCTACAGAGTGAGAGACAGATCCGACAGACTCTGGAGGAGGACTTCAACAACCTGAAGGGGAAGTGTTCAGACCTGGAGACGACCAGACTCACCCTCACAAAGACCATAGACAG ACTGGAAGAGGAAAGAGATTATTTAAAGTCAGAGAATCAAAATAACAGTGAAATGGTGTCTCAAAGAGAGATTGAAAAGGAAAGCTTGATGAGTGAAATCCAGAAACTTCAGAG TGCTCATAGAGATTTGGAAGTCAAAAGCTTAGAAGAAACAGAAAAACATGCTCAAGAAATGGAGGTTCTAAAAGAGTCTTTACAATCTCAGGCCAACACCGAAGAACTGGATCGGATGAGTGCTGAAGCTGAGAA ATGGCAGAAACTGTTTGAGGATCTCCAGGCAAAGGTGGAACCTTTTATGGAACAACTGGATGCTTTTGAATTGGAGAAACAAGCTCTTCTGG GACGGAGTAACCATGCCCAGGCTGAGATGGATAGGTTAGCCAACCAGTATGCCAAACTTCTTGGACATCAAAACCAGAAACAGAAGATCCACCATGTCGCTAAAATCaaggaagaaaatatcaacCTCAAGAAG GAAGTGACCATTTTAAGAGAGCAGATCACCAAACAAAAGAGAACCATCCAAAAACTTGAGGACAAGGTTGGAACCAATGATGGCAAGACAAAGTTTGACCCCAGCATAGCCTTTAAACACAGCAAAGAGAATCTAGTCCCTGCCGCATCGCCCCTGAAGGATG ACTATTCCTCAAGCATTCAACATGTTGAGCCCTCAGACTCTGTATCTGAGCCTTTGACAAAGGTTAAGACTTGTCACACCTGTGGCAAGCGTAAACAAACAAAGG GTAATCGAAATAGAATACTGGCAGATGCTCAGACAAAGAGGAAGTAA
- the LOC105347334 gene encoding large subunit GTPase 1 homolog gives MGRKKTSGNLGRSIIKDRFGKRNVVKSDDSFLHTSELQDGYDWGRLNLQSVTEQSNLDDFLATAELAGTEFAAEKLNIQFVDPQKHTGLKPEDLERIKQLHKEHETLLRIPRRPHWDESTTAEQLDHMEKEAFLQWRRGLSSLQEIEGIIMTPYEKNLEFWRQLWRVIERSDIIVQVVDARNPLLYQCIDLEEYVKEVDSRKVNVLLINKADFLSDSQREMWKEHFDKAGTRVAFWSALEETERYEKAEREEREAENILEPEFEEDYDEEEEEEEDEEMDDPNNIKNENQQQEETGVESEVLSAETASPAINEVNDIDKLETALSHSSTRAEASGGLNNNVKVFNAEELLDYFKSIHQGEKVTEGQTTVGMVGYPNVGKSSTINAILKTKKVPVSSTPGRTKHFQTLYVESDLMLCDCPGLVFPSFVSTKAELIVNGILPIDQMRDHWPPVNLVCSYIPRSTFEALYGINLPPPSEGEDPNRLPTAEELLTTYGSMRGYMAVNGTPDCPRTARYILKDFVNGRLLYCHPPPDVDPEDFHDCGLVPKDLREKQSALLKKKPKEATPSQSKLDKDFFKKLNVGMHSKGSVNIRQTGGVSMGGGSMSGSMTSIAGKPWKKHNNKGKREKLRRVYKDGE, from the coding sequence ATGGGGAGAAAGAAAACTAGTGGAAATCTTGGAAGGTCCATAATAAAGGATCGTTTTGGTAAACGGAATGTTGTTAAGAGTGACGACTCCTTCCTCCATACCAGCGAGCTTCAGGATGGGTATGACTGGGGGAGACTGAACCTCCAGTCCGTCACAGAACAGAGTAACTTGGACGATTTTCTGGCAACTGCAGAACTCGCTGGCACAGAGTTTGCAGCTGAGAAACTTAACATTCAATTTGTAGATCCTCAAAAGCATACAGGACTAAAACCCGAGGATCTGGAACGAATTAAACAGTTACACAAGGAACATGAAACCTTACTTCGGATTCCAAGAAGACCCCATTGGGATGAGAGTACCACAGCTGAACAGCTGGATCACATGGAGAAGGAAGCTTTTCTGCAATGGAGAAGAGGACTGTCTTCCTTGCAAGAAATTGAAGGCATTATCATGACTCCATATGAAAAGAATCTTGAGTTCTGGCGACAGTTATGGAGAGTTATCGAGCGAAGTGACATTATTGTTCAAGTAGTGGATGCCAGAAATCCTCTTCTGTACCAATGTATTGATCTTGAAGAGTATGTCAAGGAAGTTGACTCCAGAAAAGTTAATGTTTTGCTGATCAATAAAGCAGATTTTTTGAGTGACAGTCAGAGAGAAATGTGGAAGGAACATTTTGATAAAGCTGGAACTCGAGTGGCATTTTGGTCTGCTCTAGAAGAAACAGAGAGATATGAAAAAGCAGAGAGGGAAGAGAGAGAGGCAGAAAATATCTTAGAGCCGGAATTTGAGGAAGATTATGATGAGgaagaagaggaagaagaaGATGAAGAGATGGACGACCCCAACAATATAAAGAATGAAAATCAGCAACAAGAAGAAACCGGAGTTGAGAGTGAGGTCCTATCAGCTGAGACAGCATCACCTGCAATCAATGAAGTCAATGATATTGACAAATTAGAAACAGCACTCAGCCATAGTTCAACTAGGGCTGAAGCATCTGGTGGTCTAAATAACAATGTGAAAGTCTTTAATGCAGAGGAGTTGCTGGATTATTTCAAGAGCATCCATCAAGGAGAAAAGGTTACAGAAGGACAGACTACAGTGGGAATGGTAGGCTACCCTAATGTTGGGAAGAGTTCAACAATAAATGCCATCCTTAAAACCAAGAAAGTCCCTGTATCTTCAACCCCAGGGAGAACCAAGCATTTCCAGACGCTTTATGTGGAGAGTGATTTGATGTTGTGTGATTGTCCCGGTCTTGTATTCCCCTCATTTGTGtcaacaaaagcagaactgattGTGAATGGAATTCTACCTATTGACCAGATGCGGGACCATTGGCCCCCAGTGAACCTTGTGTGCAGTTATATTCCAAGATCAACCTTTGAGGCTTTGTATGGTATTAATCTTCCACCTCCATCAGAAGGAGAAGACCCTAATCGACTTCCTACTGCGGAGGAACTACTGACAACCTACGGGAGTATGAGGGGGTACATGGCTGTAAATGGGACCCCAGATTGCCCGCGAACTGCAAGATACATCCTCAAGGACTTTGTGAATGGACGCTTGCTCTATTGTCATCCTCCACCTGATGTAGATCCTGAAGATTTCCATGATTGTGGGTTAGTTCCAAAAGACCTTAGGGAGAAGCAAAGTGCtttgttaaaaaagaaacctAAGGAGGCGACTCCTTCCCAAAGCAAGCTGGATAAGGACTTCTTTAAGAAGTTAAATGTGGGCATGCATTCAAAGGGCTCCGTCAACATACGTCAGACGGGAGGAGTTAGTATGGGGGGAGGAAGTATGAGTGGCAGCATGACCTCAATAGCCGGCAAACCATGGAAGAAACACAATAACAAAGGCAAACGAGAAAAACTGCGCAGAGTGTACAAAGATGGAGAATGA